A part of Vulcanisaeta moutnovskia 768-28 genomic DNA contains:
- a CDS encoding APC family permease, with protein MNNNSSNNARNSTSEVGLRRVLGFWDVFFASLGGQSPFLSDLTYASVVLAIAGLAGPVAIIIGTIVAFINGFVVARLSKRITETGGYYRYATKYLGGTPTGFFIGWNYLFYAILYGDAYVIGASYISQWILGIPWQISLPISLVIITILAYLGVRISARYAIFAGSLEMTTLILISVVLLLIPHGVFFNPFSYVSSVSLPTLMVSVVYAIAIPTGYGTIAPLSGEVKKARETISRAVEAVIITGGALAALAIYSTAVAGLSYMNLHEFVKFLNEAADKGLSPVVIILHHFLGILLDPIIIFVMINDGVLGGLAYVLAASRTLYAMAYDNQLPSALSLVNSKGNPTISVLISALSLDTIALITTYLLGPFNAFLLLGFLSMLANLIVHLSSNLALFRAATMKMKAVLYGVDTMRGLDKAMSIAAVLITIFTAIESTLGINPVKLMPYFISLVIIISYLMIKALITRRRFFKAGIHNYRMTK; from the coding sequence ATGAATAATAATTCAAGTAATAATGCACGTAATAGCACGAGCGAGGTAGGTTTACGTAGAGTGCTTGGATTTTGGGACGTATTCTTTGCAAGCCTAGGTGGGCAATCACCATTTCTCAGTGACTTGACCTATGCCTCTGTAGTTTTAGCCATAGCTGGCTTAGCGGGGCCTGTGGCAATAATAATTGGTACGATTGTTGCCTTCATTAATGGTTTTGTAGTTGCACGGTTAAGTAAGAGAATTACCGAAACTGGTGGTTATTATAGATACGCCACTAAGTACCTTGGTGGTACACCGACAGGTTTCTTCATTGGTTGGAATTACCTATTCTATGCTATTCTTTACGGTGACGCTTATGTAATTGGTGCGTCGTATATTTCCCAGTGGATTTTAGGCATTCCCTGGCAGATAAGTCTTCCCATATCGCTGGTAATAATAACAATATTAGCTTACCTAGGTGTTAGGATATCGGCAAGGTACGCTATTTTCGCCGGTTCATTAGAAATGACAACGCTTATTTTAATATCCGTGGTTCTATTATTAATTCCGCACGGGGTATTCTTTAATCCATTTAGTTATGTATCTTCAGTATCATTACCCACATTAATGGTTTCTGTGGTTTATGCAATAGCAATACCTACAGGATATGGAACAATTGCGCCACTGAGTGGTGAAGTTAAGAAAGCGAGAGAAACCATTAGTCGTGCTGTTGAGGCAGTAATAATCACGGGGGGCGCCTTAGCTGCATTAGCCATTTACTCAACAGCTGTTGCTGGATTATCTTACATGAATCTTCACGAGTTCGTGAAATTCCTAAATGAAGCAGCAGATAAGGGCTTATCACCTGTGGTGATAATACTACATCACTTCCTAGGTATATTGTTAGACCCAATAATTATTTTCGTAATGATAAATGATGGTGTACTTGGTGGTCTCGCATATGTATTAGCAGCATCAAGGACTCTCTACGCAATGGCTTATGATAATCAATTACCAAGCGCATTATCACTTGTTAATAGTAAGGGCAATCCCACAATCTCCGTATTAATTAGTGCACTATCGCTTGATACTATTGCGTTAATAACAACTTACTTACTTGGTCCATTTAACGCATTTTTACTCCTTGGTTTCTTATCAATGCTTGCTAACCTAATAGTTCACCTATCATCTAATCTTGCCCTGTTTAGAGCGGCGACTATGAAAATGAAGGCTGTACTGTATGGAGTTGATACCATGAGGGGTTTAGATAAGGCCATGTCTATTGCGGCGGTATTAATAACGATATTTACGGCAATAGAATCCACACTAGGTATAAACCCTGTTAAGTTGATGCCCTACTTCATTAGTCTAGTTATAATTATATCATACCTAATGATAAAGGCATTAATAACACGAAGAAGATTTTTCAAGGCTGGAATCCATAATTATAGAATGACCAAATAA
- a CDS encoding acyl-CoA dehydrogenase family protein, with translation MTDVLDLFPQYAEELKLLRKTAREYAQRNFSPELAREYEKKEEFPWDLYKKAGELGLLAPSIPTDYGGGGFTTYIADIVVTEELVRAEPTLGLAIMAGPFTSHMLYFFGTEEQRKKYLPPVYRGENTFFGAYTEPEHGTDITQLNTVAEKKGDKYIIRGMKTFITNAPTAKYGLLLAQTEPEKRHRGQTLFIIHTDWPGITIRRLTGKMGQRTIPVGEIYLDNVEVPAENVLGGEEKGLNQGFYWTLAYFNVSRIGVATLGLGIALAAFDKALEYAQKRNQFGQPLINFEMIQEKLARMAMLIEAARSLIYRAAYYVDDYLKFKIDPRAMGAIAGAAKVYGTEVANYVVDEAIQIHGGYGYFEEFDVERYWRDHRVTRIYEGTNEINLLTISDALRRGVWKP, from the coding sequence ATGACTGATGTTTTGGATTTGTTTCCGCAGTACGCTGAGGAGTTGAAATTGTTAAGAAAAACTGCTAGGGAATATGCCCAGAGGAACTTCTCGCCTGAACTTGCTAGGGAGTATGAGAAGAAGGAGGAGTTTCCATGGGATCTTTATAAGAAGGCTGGTGAACTCGGCTTACTGGCTCCATCAATACCCACTGATTATGGCGGTGGTGGTTTCACAACATACATAGCCGATATAGTCGTTACTGAGGAGTTAGTTAGGGCAGAACCAACACTAGGACTTGCAATAATGGCTGGTCCCTTCACATCTCACATGCTTTACTTCTTCGGCACCGAGGAGCAGAGGAAGAAGTACCTACCGCCTGTTTATAGGGGTGAGAATACATTTTTTGGCGCATATACCGAGCCTGAGCATGGTACCGACATTACCCAGTTAAATACGGTTGCAGAGAAGAAAGGTGACAAGTACATAATTAGGGGTATGAAGACCTTCATAACAAACGCGCCAACAGCAAAGTACGGCCTACTCCTTGCACAGACAGAACCCGAGAAGAGACATAGGGGTCAGACACTATTCATAATACACACTGATTGGCCTGGTATTACCATTAGGAGATTAACGGGAAAGATGGGACAGAGGACAATCCCGGTTGGTGAGATCTACCTCGACAATGTTGAAGTACCTGCCGAAAACGTATTAGGTGGTGAGGAGAAGGGCTTGAACCAGGGATTCTACTGGACACTGGCGTATTTTAACGTATCGAGAATCGGCGTGGCAACCTTAGGCCTTGGCATTGCATTAGCTGCCTTTGATAAGGCCCTTGAGTATGCCCAAAAGAGAAATCAATTTGGTCAACCACTAATAAACTTTGAAATGATTCAGGAAAAGTTAGCCAGAATGGCTATGCTAATTGAGGCAGCTAGGTCATTAATATATAGAGCTGCGTATTATGTTGATGATTACTTAAAGTTTAAGATCGACCCAAGAGCCATGGGGGCAATCGCAGGCGCCGCTAAGGTTTATGGAACTGAGGTTGCTAATTACGTGGTTGACGAGGCCATACAAATACATGGTGGTTATGGATACTTTGAGGAATTCGATGTGGAGAGGTATTGGAGGGATCACAGGGTTACGAGAATTTATGAGGGAACTAACGAAATAAACCTACTAACAATAAGTGATGCCTTAAGAAGAGGCGTGTGGAAGCCATAG
- a CDS encoding long-chain fatty acid--CoA ligase gives MSLEELVERATEFYDYPLTLTNLIKWGADTFPEQEIIYAPPDAPKLRLTFAQVWDRVRRLAAALEQLGVKPGDPKKLGTRVGALEWNSHRYLELYYAVPGLGAVLHTVNIRYSPEDLVYTINHAGDEILFVKDEFIPLIQAIMPKLKTVKKVVLMTDMPVPPQVKLPGIEVYNYEDLIKSSSPYDFKDLDEKTVATLFYTSGTTGPPKGVFFTHRQLVLHATAIAISTAAPPYELSIRDVVMPLVPMYHVHAWGGPYAMFLAGQKYVFTGRMDWGYILKTLSEEKVTYIYGVPVILYLLLTHPDSTKYDLRGLKYGNGGSAMPEGLYKLARSRGIIVINGYGLSETAPVIAQALFKPQSFNWPEDKKETYLMKGLRQIPLTFIRVVDEYGRDVPKDGKTIGEIVVRSPWLTPAYFKDPEKTRELWRGGWLHTGDVAVWDSDGHIWIMDRLKDVIKSGGEWIVSTKLEDIISTHPAVGEVAVIGIPHPKWGERPIAVVVPRPGQRVTEDDIKNYLMKFVEKGEIPKWWVPDKVIISEKELPKTSTAKADKKVLRELYKNVLMT, from the coding sequence ATGTCTCTTGAAGAACTGGTAGAAAGAGCTACTGAATTTTATGACTACCCATTAACACTTACTAACCTAATAAAATGGGGTGCCGATACATTCCCTGAGCAGGAAATTATTTATGCGCCACCTGACGCACCTAAGTTAAGGCTCACATTTGCTCAGGTTTGGGATAGGGTTAGGAGACTCGCCGCAGCGCTTGAGCAGCTTGGTGTTAAGCCAGGTGATCCTAAGAAACTGGGTACCAGGGTTGGCGCATTAGAGTGGAATTCACATAGATATTTAGAGCTTTATTACGCTGTTCCAGGTCTTGGTGCAGTATTACACACGGTAAACATTAGATATTCACCAGAGGACTTGGTCTACACGATTAATCATGCTGGTGATGAAATACTATTTGTTAAGGATGAGTTCATACCGTTAATACAGGCAATAATGCCGAAGCTTAAGACCGTTAAGAAGGTGGTATTAATGACTGATATGCCAGTACCTCCTCAGGTAAAGCTTCCAGGTATTGAAGTTTATAACTATGAGGATTTAATAAAGAGTTCAAGTCCTTATGACTTTAAGGACCTTGATGAGAAAACAGTGGCCACGTTATTCTATACCTCAGGTACTACTGGACCGCCGAAGGGCGTATTCTTCACCCATAGGCAATTAGTGCTTCATGCAACGGCCATCGCGATCTCAACGGCTGCGCCACCCTATGAACTCAGTATTAGAGATGTTGTAATGCCCCTTGTACCAATGTATCATGTGCATGCATGGGGAGGTCCATATGCAATGTTCCTTGCTGGTCAAAAGTACGTCTTTACAGGGCGTATGGATTGGGGCTATATACTGAAGACGCTTAGTGAGGAAAAGGTTACGTATATTTATGGGGTTCCCGTAATACTATATCTACTCCTTACGCATCCTGATTCAACAAAGTACGATCTGAGGGGTCTTAAATACGGTAATGGAGGTTCAGCAATGCCTGAGGGTCTTTATAAGTTGGCTAGGTCTAGGGGTATAATTGTCATTAATGGTTATGGTTTATCGGAGACGGCGCCAGTGATTGCCCAGGCATTGTTTAAGCCACAATCCTTCAACTGGCCTGAGGATAAGAAAGAAACATACCTAATGAAGGGACTTAGGCAAATACCATTAACGTTCATAAGAGTTGTCGATGAGTACGGTAGGGATGTGCCTAAGGATGGTAAGACCATTGGTGAGATCGTGGTTAGATCACCCTGGCTAACACCAGCCTACTTCAAGGATCCTGAGAAGACTAGGGAGTTATGGCGCGGTGGTTGGCTACATACTGGCGATGTGGCCGTTTGGGATTCTGATGGCCATATATGGATTATGGATAGGCTTAAGGATGTGATTAAGAGTGGTGGTGAGTGGATCGTGAGTACGAAACTGGAGGACATAATTAGTACTCATCCAGCGGTTGGTGAGGTTGCCGTTATTGGTATTCCTCATCCAAAGTGGGGTGAGAGGCCGATAGCGGTCGTGGTTCCAAGACCTGGTCAGAGGGTTACGGAGGATGATATCAAGAACTACCTAATGAAGTTCGTGGAAAAGGGCGAAATACCAAAATGGTGGGTACCAGATAAGGTAATAATTAGTGAGAAGGAATTGCCTAAGACGAGTACTGCTAAGGCGGATAAGAAGGTTCTTAGGGAGCTTTATAAGAACGTGCTTATGACATGA
- a CDS encoding Rossmann-like domain-containing protein → MVNNFSRQVAEGVLKLLGNDDVRVLDQCNCLNYTYVLIGTRLGKFLGIAYTPLEDLRAGEVGVVPRVEELPELVVNLDSLVRALGIALVNAISHYLVVRERLRLIQGDLKREILKYARPLCTACFVGSITPVAETLRGQCTVYQLERRSDLRHDSYPDVDAPFIIPRCDVLVITGSAIINNTINQLLAMKKEGATTVLSGPSAAAYPTVLHELGIDVIGSSLVKESHSVIELLKVGAGYRLLDRKGLLFKYISTRSVQ, encoded by the coding sequence ATGGTGAATAACTTCAGTAGGCAGGTCGCTGAGGGCGTCTTGAAACTGCTCGGCAATGATGATGTTAGGGTCCTTGACCAATGCAACTGCCTCAACTACACATACGTGCTCATAGGGACCAGGCTTGGGAAGTTCCTCGGTATTGCCTATACTCCACTTGAGGATTTAAGGGCTGGCGAGGTCGGTGTCGTTCCAAGGGTTGAGGAACTCCCTGAACTTGTCGTTAACCTGGATTCCCTGGTTAGGGCCTTAGGGATTGCACTAGTCAACGCCATATCCCATTACTTAGTCGTGCGTGAGAGGCTTAGGCTTATCCAGGGTGATTTGAAGAGAGAGATTTTAAAGTACGCTAGGCCCTTGTGCACTGCCTGCTTTGTTGGTAGTATTACACCGGTTGCCGAGACGCTTAGAGGTCAGTGCACCGTTTATCAACTTGAGAGAAGGAGTGATTTGAGGCATGATAGTTATCCAGATGTTGATGCGCCGTTCATAATACCGAGGTGTGACGTATTAGTGATAACGGGTTCCGCGATTATCAATAATACAATTAATCAATTATTAGCCATGAAGAAGGAGGGGGCGACCACCGTATTAAGCGGACCTTCTGCTGCTGCATATCCTACTGTACTTCATGAGTTAGGTATTGACGTTATTGGGAGTTCCCTGGTTAAGGAATCTCATTCAGTTATTGAGCTTTTAAAAGTTGGCGCAGGATATAGGTTACTTGATAGGAAGGGGTTATTGTTTAAGTACATATCTACGAGGAGTGTTCAATGA
- a CDS encoding amidohydrolase family protein produces the protein MIIDFHACPSVDLSLIKDRLSSIKVTRAILQPIDALPLFHILPNDFLKKLSAEDQYSALLWSKFITKLTSMWSSRMYDNVKLWYEAMSNYNGFFVPLASINPSLGIKYVYEKLNELEGLNVKGIVVSPTLQLFDPIKTKAFKAILEYVERNDILLIMHLDPCPYSVDICFESLMPDILNDFLERYSIKLVLSALGISEGMSYPWLERIVKLMKRYDRVYIESTGISCILFNTLMGRNFVRSVGTDRIIYGGGYPYLRFKQVIMNLRCVELSGLPRHDLESILFDNAIYLLKDIDVNPEDEEIENGV, from the coding sequence ATGATAATTGATTTCCATGCATGTCCGTCCGTAGACTTATCCTTAATTAAGGATAGACTTTCATCAATTAAAGTTACAAGGGCTATTTTACAACCAATAGATGCCTTGCCATTATTTCATATATTACCTAATGATTTTCTCAAGAAATTATCAGCAGAAGATCAATACTCAGCATTGCTTTGGAGTAAATTCATCACTAAATTAACGAGTATGTGGTCATCGAGGATGTATGACAATGTAAAGTTATGGTATGAAGCGATGAGTAATTACAATGGTTTCTTCGTGCCATTAGCTAGCATTAATCCATCTTTAGGTATTAAGTATGTTTATGAGAAACTTAATGAATTAGAGGGACTTAATGTTAAAGGTATTGTAGTATCACCGACGCTTCAATTATTTGATCCAATAAAGACGAAAGCCTTTAAGGCAATCCTTGAATATGTCGAAAGAAATGATATATTACTCATAATGCACTTGGATCCATGTCCATATAGTGTGGATATATGCTTTGAAAGCCTTATGCCTGATATTCTCAATGATTTTCTCGAGAGATATAGCATTAAATTAGTATTGTCTGCTCTAGGCATATCTGAGGGTATGTCGTATCCGTGGCTTGAGAGAATAGTTAAGTTAATGAAGAGGTATGATAGGGTCTACATAGAGTCGACTGGTATTTCATGCATATTATTTAATACATTAATGGGTAGGAATTTTGTAAGATCAGTAGGTACGGATAGAATCATTTACGGTGGTGGTTATCCTTATTTAAGGTTTAAGCAGGTAATTATGAATCTAAGATGTGTAGAGTTGTCTGGATTACCGAGGCATGATTTAGAATCGATATTATTTGATAATGCTATTTACCTGCTAAAGGACATTGATGTAAATCCTGAAGATGAGGAAATAGAGAATGGGGTATGA
- a CDS encoding DUF72 domain-containing protein, whose translation MGTCGFPTARSRYYSLFRVVELQETFYDLPTQDKMSSLRGEAPADFQFAVKVLQGLTHTSDSPTWRKIKRARLTGNLSNYGLLRPTRENLELWDEFVNVTRSLNPVFYVFQTPPYMEVTEDSVRDVIEFFRTIGNGDRIGWEPRGLSYNNVNLLKKIFEETGIVHVVDPFKHEALVTRSIAYFRLHGIGKGEVNYSYKYTDDDLGRLKAIIDDTESSTVYVMFNNVHMLDDAIRFMKLIGK comes from the coding sequence GTGGGCACTTGCGGATTCCCCACGGCACGGTCTAGGTATTACTCGTTGTTTAGGGTTGTTGAGTTACAGGAGACCTTTTATGACCTGCCGACACAGGATAAGATGAGTAGTTTGAGGGGGGAGGCTCCCGCTGATTTTCAATTTGCAGTTAAGGTGCTTCAGGGATTGACCCATACCAGCGATTCACCGACTTGGCGTAAGATAAAGAGAGCTAGACTCACGGGTAACCTGAGTAATTACGGATTATTGAGACCCACGAGGGAGAATCTCGAGCTTTGGGATGAATTTGTCAACGTAACCAGGTCCCTTAACCCGGTGTTTTATGTCTTTCAGACGCCGCCTTACATGGAGGTGACTGAGGATAGTGTTAGGGATGTTATTGAATTCTTCCGCACGATAGGTAATGGCGATAGGATTGGTTGGGAGCCTAGGGGCCTTAGTTATAATAACGTTAACTTACTAAAGAAGATATTTGAGGAGACCGGTATTGTGCATGTTGTTGATCCCTTTAAGCACGAGGCACTAGTTACCCGCAGTATAGCCTACTTTAGGCTTCATGGGATTGGGAAGGGCGAGGTTAATTACTCATATAAGTACACTGATGATGACCTTGGGAGACTTAAGGCCATCATTGATGATACCGAGTCATCCACAGTGTACGTGATGTTTAATAACGTGCACATGCTCGATGATGCCATCAGGTTCATGAAGTTAATTGGGAAGTGA
- a CDS encoding DUF6884 domain-containing protein encodes MSKSVLVIVNCSKRKSVRMELVRERLGLVPGFDLEREDEYRKVLSDLMRPAIDMYDGPEFSVLRRFRSRIDVFILSARYGVISGERWIIPYDAYLGKADESVLNKWMVYGNPDLERLINGRWDYVIIRLTKTYIKYFRKLISDPCRLGTEIHVITGKDNTLNCDNVIYHYVRGPGESQSILRRLLVERNSFSF; translated from the coding sequence ATGAGTAAGAGTGTTCTCGTTATTGTTAATTGTAGTAAGAGGAAGTCAGTTAGGATGGAGTTAGTTAGGGAGAGACTTGGTTTGGTGCCTGGTTTTGATCTTGAGAGGGAAGATGAGTATAGGAAGGTGTTGAGCGATTTAATGAGACCAGCGATTGACATGTATGATGGACCTGAGTTCAGTGTTCTTAGGCGTTTTAGGAGCCGCATTGATGTCTTTATATTATCCGCTAGGTATGGCGTAATAAGTGGTGAGAGGTGGATAATACCTTACGATGCTTATTTAGGGAAGGCTGATGAGTCTGTATTGAATAAGTGGATGGTTTATGGTAATCCTGATCTGGAACGATTAATTAATGGTAGGTGGGATTACGTGATTATTAGGTTAACGAAGACGTATATTAAGTACTTCAGGAAATTAATAAGTGATCCCTGTAGGTTAGGGACTGAGATTCACGTAATTACTGGTAAGGATAATACCCTTAATTGTGACAATGTGATTTACCATTATGTGAGAGGACCTGGTGAATCTCAATCTATATTGAGGAGATTATTAGTTGAGAGGAATTCTTTCAGTTTCTAA
- a CDS encoding MFS transporter, which yields MRRSTIAIIIILARIIYSVYWFYLAPALPIISIELRVSKALLGLIPLMFIVGAASFQVPAGIIASYMGNARTAGLGLLIMSITGSLIPFSSNFYEILILRLIAGIGAALFFSTGAAILSSTYPDRVGTLLGIYNAAFGLGSGIGLAWGVMYTFLGWKSSILLLSIIGIPLAFIVFFIQGGYMRRLRIRFSYNAVIIGIATSGFWGAYYAAGNLLPTYAVARGLPLYLSSLLTSIMLFSSIFGGLSGRIIDVIRNKVLLIVALTVLGTIPLISIPTLNIAAIIIAGGLMGYTNELTLTAAYVLVAKHENPALSLATLNALNMAIGMWLSILFTEVMVISYLLPWILMIIISLVLLPLLLLLR from the coding sequence ATGAGAAGAAGTACTATTGCCATAATCATAATATTAGCAAGAATAATCTATAGCGTTTATTGGTTTTACCTGGCCCCGGCATTACCGATAATTAGCATTGAGCTTAGGGTAAGTAAGGCGCTACTTGGCTTAATTCCTCTAATGTTCATTGTTGGCGCTGCATCATTTCAAGTACCGGCGGGTATTATCGCGAGCTACATGGGCAATGCAAGGACGGCAGGTCTTGGTTTACTTATCATGTCTATAACAGGTTCATTAATACCATTCAGTAGCAATTTCTATGAGATACTGATCCTTAGATTAATTGCAGGAATTGGTGCTGCCCTCTTCTTTTCAACGGGTGCTGCCATCCTCTCATCAACGTATCCTGATAGAGTAGGTACATTGCTTGGCATTTATAATGCCGCCTTTGGTCTTGGTTCAGGAATAGGATTAGCATGGGGCGTTATGTACACCTTCCTTGGATGGAAATCATCCATACTATTGCTTAGTATTATTGGCATTCCACTGGCATTTATCGTATTTTTCATACAGGGTGGTTACATGCGTAGATTACGTATTAGGTTCAGCTATAATGCAGTAATAATTGGTATAGCAACCAGCGGCTTCTGGGGCGCTTATTACGCAGCCGGTAATTTACTACCAACGTACGCAGTTGCCAGGGGTTTACCTCTTTACTTGTCCTCATTGTTGACATCGATTATGCTATTTTCAAGCATATTTGGAGGGCTTTCAGGACGAATAATCGATGTCATTAGGAATAAGGTTTTGCTGATAGTTGCATTGACGGTGTTGGGTACAATACCCCTTATTTCTATACCTACGCTTAATATAGCAGCTATAATAATCGCTGGTGGATTAATGGGTTATACTAATGAGTTAACATTGACTGCAGCATACGTATTGGTTGCTAAACATGAGAATCCAGCATTATCACTGGCCACTTTGAATGCATTGAATATGGCTATAGGTATGTGGCTTAGTATATTATTTACTGAGGTTATGGTTATTTCGTACTTATTACCATGGATATTAATGATAATCATATCCCTGGTTCTCCTCCCATTACTTCTATTATTGAGATAA
- a CDS encoding 4-hydroxyphenylacetate 3-hydroxylase N-terminal domain-containing protein, whose protein sequence is MPRSPIEYMNSVKDGRVVYYRGKRVDDITTHPVISIAVRHASDLFSVKERLYEDPNYGLVSKYFRIPRNTNDLLDRYKLIYEDTLRFDGLFNIVQAIGSDALFSLMIIAKKVDRKYGTNYYDRVMRYYEYAVKNDLAMAVAQTDVKGNRAKRPHEQEDKDMYLRVIEVRDDGIVVNGAKIHTTQGPVANEIIVLPYRALVEEDKDYAVAFAIPANTKGLKFIVRPVLEYDGNSNAVNAASRFEVEALIVFDHVFVPWDRVFLFREWDLAGQLAWTFATYHRFTAISYRAATANLYLGAALYAARANGIENAPHVRDWLVQMIMYKEILSMGAMAAALEPWIDEGIAIPNPVYTNVSKLYANAHFIDVVHGLIDIAGGLIATMPSHDDYVNLEERQYISKYLRGAVDGDTRYKIMSLVRELGASHLMGYLLTAMIHAEGSEAASKIGMLREYNYKEAEELINKILSKIKI, encoded by the coding sequence ATGCCTAGATCACCAATTGAGTACATGAACTCTGTTAAAGACGGCAGGGTTGTTTACTACAGGGGTAAGAGAGTTGATGATATAACAACACACCCAGTGATTAGTATAGCGGTTAGGCATGCATCGGATTTGTTTAGCGTTAAGGAGAGATTGTATGAAGATCCTAATTACGGTCTCGTAAGTAAATACTTTAGGATACCCAGGAACACGAATGATTTACTTGATAGGTATAAGTTGATTTACGAAGATACGCTTAGATTCGATGGTTTATTTAACATAGTACAGGCCATTGGTAGTGACGCACTCTTCTCATTAATGATAATTGCCAAGAAAGTTGATAGGAAGTACGGCACTAATTATTATGATAGAGTAATGAGGTATTACGAATATGCTGTTAAAAATGACCTCGCAATGGCTGTTGCACAGACTGATGTTAAGGGTAACAGGGCTAAGAGACCCCATGAACAGGAGGATAAGGACATGTACCTGAGGGTTATTGAGGTGCGTGATGATGGCATAGTGGTTAATGGAGCAAAGATACACACGACACAGGGACCGGTGGCAAACGAGATAATTGTACTGCCATATAGAGCCCTCGTTGAGGAAGATAAGGACTATGCAGTTGCCTTTGCAATACCAGCGAATACCAAGGGTCTTAAATTTATCGTTAGACCCGTGCTTGAGTACGATGGTAACTCCAATGCCGTTAATGCAGCGAGTAGATTTGAAGTAGAGGCACTGATTGTTTTTGACCATGTGTTTGTACCGTGGGACAGAGTATTCCTATTCAGAGAGTGGGATCTGGCTGGGCAGTTGGCTTGGACTTTCGCGACATACCACAGGTTCACGGCAATATCCTACAGGGCAGCCACGGCTAATTTATACCTGGGTGCAGCACTTTATGCGGCTAGGGCTAATGGGATAGAGAATGCACCGCATGTCAGGGATTGGCTAGTCCAAATGATTATGTATAAGGAGATACTGAGTATGGGCGCCATGGCTGCCGCCCTAGAACCCTGGATTGATGAGGGAATAGCCATACCAAACCCAGTTTACACGAACGTGAGTAAGCTATATGCCAATGCTCACTTCATAGATGTTGTTCATGGACTCATAGACATTGCAGGTGGTCTAATAGCCACAATGCCTTCACATGATGATTATGTAAACCTAGAGGAAAGGCAGTATATTTCGAAATACCTTAGGGGTGCTGTTGATGGCGATACAAGGTACAAAATAATGAGCCTAGTTAGGGAGTTAGGTGCAAGCCACTTAATGGGTTATTTATTGACGGCTATGATACATGCTGAGGGTTCTGAGGCAGCGAGTAAAATAGGCATGTTAAGAGAGTATAATTATAAGGAGGCTGAAGAATTAATAAATAAAATATTGAGTAAAATAAAAATTTAA